The sequence below is a genomic window from Candidatus Thorarchaeota archaeon.
GTATTGCGCGAGACTCCTGTGCTCATCACTCGAATTAGGAGCGGACTGATCACCGACTATTCCGGTGTTGACAGGAGCAATGCACCACCGGGCTGCTTGGTCCTTCTCCCGACCGATCCAGACCAATCCGCAAGACGGATTCAGGAGCGGCTGAAACAAGAGTTCAACAGGGATGTGGCTGTCATTGTCTCGGACACTCAAGGTCGACCATGGAGAAGAGGGGCAGTCAACCTCGCAATAGGCGTCTCCGGCATGTCACCATTCACGGTGAACGCAGGCCGAACGGACTTGTACGGAAGGACGCTCAAATCATCCCTCGTCTGTATCGCAGATGAGCTCTCTTCAGCCGCAGAGCTTCTGACCGGCCAGGCTGACGAGGGCATTCCTGTTGTGCTGATTAGAGGGGTCAGGGTGGCGAAAGGAGAGACCGGTGCTTCGGGAATAATACGCCCGATGTCCGAGAACCTGTTCCGATGACAGATGGTGTGGGAACATGCGGAGACGCAATCAGTCCCACACGACAGACACAATGCCGCCCTGTTCGTGCGTCGGTGCAGAAAAGCCTTAGAAGGCCTCATGATTAAATCAGATGGGCTTGACCATGACCGACCACAGAAGGCTCGCACTTCCAATCATCTACTGTGTGACAGGAGTCATTGCCACACTGTATTGGGTTTACTATCTGCTCTTCGTGTTTCAGGACATTCCTACACTGGACCTAGTCCCCGTAATCAGCGGCGGCGTTGCACGTGATGTGACACTGGTATTGGCTGCTGTCATACCCGTGACTCTGGTGCTGTATCTGCTGCTCTCCCTGCCGATGTCCGCAGTCTACATACTGGTTCTGAGGCTAATACGGGGGCCGTCCTATGACCTCAGCATAGTGCAGACCGGGGAGTCGTTCAGTGGTACGAAGATACTGAAGAGAGTCGCAGTCCCTGCGCTTTTCAGCATCACATCTGCACGCCTCATTCTCGCTCTGTTGCCGGACCTGCTGTTCTCTGTGCCAAGCGTACTGTTCGCACCCGCGTTTGTCGGTCGAATGATGAGCTTCGAAGCGCTGTTCTTTCTAGTTGGGTCGCTCGGTATCGCCTGGGGAGCATTGGTGCTGTTCACGCCGACTTGGGTACTGAACGATGCAGGGGTGGTGATCAATCTCAAGACGAGCGCGCTCAAGTCTCGTGTGTGTCCTGATGTTCAGGGCGTCGGCCTGTGGTTCAGCCGTTTCTTGGGAGGATACTCTATCCTTGGATACCCGATAACTTCGCTTGGTGTCGTCATCTACGGGCGCTTCCTCACATATGAGAGCTTCAGCATCATCGCGCTGCTGAACTCTATCGCTTTCATCGCTATGGTTCCGCTGCTAGTCATGGCGTTCCTAGTGCCTGTTGCGTTGCTGAACGAACTCCTCCTCAGAGTGATGACCAAATACGTTCGTCGCGTTGCTGTCGCCCTCGGCGGAAAGATGACAGCAGTCGAGACGGTCGCTCCTGTCGAGTAG
It includes:
- the cofE gene encoding coenzyme F420-0:L-glutamate ligase → MGFPHITRGQDLGSAICDTIRSNRVELMDGDVLVVTHKVVSIAEDAVREEGQVQVSERAKKIAACNGMDPVKVEVALRDSVEVLRETPVLITRIRSGLITDYSGVDRSNAPPGCLVLLPTDPDQSARRIQERLKQEFNRDVAVIVSDTQGRPWRRGAVNLAIGVSGMSPFTVNAGRTDLYGRTLKSSLVCIADELSSAAELLTGQADEGIPVVLIRGVRVAKGETGASGIIRPMSENLFR